A window of the Barnesiella propionica genome harbors these coding sequences:
- a CDS encoding TIGR02757 family protein has product MDSHTLEQLYQWARKYNTSEFIADDPVQFPHRYKEHEDIEISAFLTSWISYGNRRAIIRKGEELDAMFDGSPYSFICNRKYNLYKNDKRSFYRFYKYEDLYGICERLAVCYQNYGTLQNAVKASLSSGVIRKVQDTFSGVTGIPDINGNSACKRLSMFLRWMIRRDGKVDLGIWNGFSPCDLLIPLDTHVHQVALELGITSRRCADMKTAIEITEYMKNVFPEDPCLGDFALFGYGISR; this is encoded by the coding sequence ATGGACTCCCATACTTTAGAACAGCTTTATCAGTGGGCCCGGAAATATAATACATCCGAATTTATCGCGGACGATCCAGTCCAATTTCCTCATCGATATAAAGAGCATGAAGATATAGAGATAAGTGCTTTTCTTACTTCTTGGATTTCATACGGAAATCGCAGAGCCATTATTCGTAAAGGAGAAGAATTGGATGCTATGTTCGACGGCTCCCCCTATAGTTTTATCTGTAACAGGAAGTATAACTTGTATAAAAATGATAAAAGAAGTTTTTACCGCTTTTATAAATATGAAGATTTGTATGGAATATGTGAGCGTCTGGCTGTTTGTTACCAGAATTACGGCACTTTACAAAATGCGGTAAAAGCTTCGTTGTCTTCCGGTGTGATCCGTAAAGTGCAGGATACTTTCTCCGGTGTTACCGGAATACCCGATATAAATGGAAATTCGGCCTGTAAAAGATTATCTATGTTTCTCCGCTGGATGATACGACGGGACGGAAAAGTGGATTTGGGAATATGGAACGGATTCTCCCCCTGTGATTTATTGATCCCGTTAGATACACATGTTCATCAGGTCGCGCTGGAACTGGGGATTACTTCCCGAAGATGTGCCGATATGAAAACGGCAATAGAGATTACCGAATATATGAAAAATGTTTTTCCTGAAGATCCTTGCCTCGGCGATTTTGCTCTGTTCGGGTATGGTATATCCCGTTAA
- a CDS encoding toll/interleukin-1 receptor domain-containing protein has protein sequence MKKDVFVSYSRKDTHILKFLEAELANRKINSFIDKRNIKLGKDYAEEIAEAIKECKIMLFIWSENSNISEHATSEISIAFNLKKPIVALKIGRFEPSGTLIYRLSKNNYLEIDNFNQNAISEICDQITDFLKDKGLQPKIKSPDETIPHSINKAETLCSDGRELIENQEYERAVEMLITPAINDNEEAQELLCQIFRDKLRCTEFTETTYSQFLPEAEKGKAYAQFIIAKMYQQDFEDKESNSSESFKWAMRAAEQQLKYAEFLVGRHYERGEGVETNYKLALDWYLKAAEKGDSFAMVNMAIMYERGKGVRKDINKAIEWYQRGTQLNDGVCWGNLGILYLNENEKEKGLEYIHKAIDAGELWYLAYLGNLYEFGWFDINIDRAKALECLELAAEKGELSAKYRISCYYWQNNEPDIAFAWAYKAAILKDPDSECQLGYFYQNGIGCEENTTLAWEWFMKAAKHKNIYAMYQLGSMCEDGIAPEGHDPKEAVQWYRMAAEQKLSEAQKKMSELYSEGKLVEKDDTELLHWVKVIAENGDVDAQRRLGRMYLDGVGASSEKQKILNESKGILWYKKAAEANDLKAQLELAGLYEKGIPGIICRNQDKAFEWYKLAAKNGSGEGQYKSGVYLYEKENYDEAEPYLKDAIENGYIEAKQQLHSIFKNRQKLNETTRKEEDVFLASNDDNEDIYEKIFPLDYGDERDSAEIIENKLKEFYAPLISYKECSQTSVSTGENEDNETEQMIIPAYVLDMYNAWVSLENTIKNIAQNINVKPFDFNIVEIDQLFPIYTLDIGKKIRLDIINSWFFLKRYFRYKLYNTYFYDHEQILDIAEKETDEELQMALINIVEINISIETIIPEMYGLYLSIEKAEYSQTNTDYRAVYTKILDNKNLPHSYLIIKQWIEKITKPNEEEIGLLEKCRKACENIPHLMMNEGTEHLTSVTEDDEFEQLLNEFIDQKTENN, from the coding sequence ATGAAAAAAGACGTATTTGTAAGTTATTCCAGAAAAGATACTCACATACTGAAATTTCTCGAAGCAGAACTCGCCAACCGCAAGATCAATTCGTTTATAGACAAACGAAATATAAAATTAGGCAAAGATTATGCTGAAGAAATAGCAGAAGCGATAAAAGAATGTAAAATCATGCTTTTTATATGGAGTGAAAACTCCAATATATCGGAACATGCCACTTCAGAAATATCTATAGCTTTTAATCTAAAGAAACCGATCGTAGCTCTTAAAATAGGAAGATTCGAACCTTCCGGAACTTTGATATACCGCCTATCCAAGAACAATTATCTCGAAATAGATAATTTCAATCAAAATGCCATTTCAGAGATATGTGACCAGATAACTGATTTTCTGAAGGATAAAGGATTACAGCCAAAGATAAAATCTCCTGATGAAACAATCCCTCATAGCATCAATAAAGCTGAAACCTTATGCTCGGACGGACGCGAACTTATAGAGAATCAAGAGTATGAAAGAGCAGTAGAAATGCTAATCACACCGGCTATAAACGACAATGAAGAAGCCCAGGAATTGTTATGCCAGATATTTCGTGATAAACTACGATGCACGGAGTTCACCGAAACGACCTACTCCCAGTTTCTTCCCGAAGCGGAAAAAGGCAAGGCATACGCACAGTTCATTATAGCGAAAATGTATCAACAGGATTTTGAAGATAAGGAAAGCAATTCCAGCGAATCTTTCAAATGGGCAATGAGAGCAGCCGAACAACAGCTAAAATATGCAGAATTCCTGGTAGGAAGGCATTACGAACGAGGAGAAGGTGTTGAAACTAACTATAAACTGGCTCTGGACTGGTACCTGAAAGCTGCGGAAAAAGGAGATTCGTTCGCCATGGTGAATATGGCGATTATGTACGAACGTGGAAAAGGTGTCCGTAAAGACATCAATAAGGCAATAGAATGGTATCAACGAGGTACTCAATTAAACGACGGCGTATGCTGGGGAAACTTAGGTATTTTATACCTGAACGAAAACGAAAAAGAGAAAGGACTGGAATATATCCATAAAGCGATAGATGCCGGAGAATTATGGTATCTTGCCTATCTGGGAAATCTATACGAATTCGGTTGGTTCGATATCAATATAGACCGTGCCAAAGCTCTCGAATGCCTGGAGCTTGCAGCCGAAAAAGGAGAGCTTTCGGCAAAATATAGAATTTCATGTTATTACTGGCAAAATAACGAACCGGATATCGCTTTTGCCTGGGCTTACAAGGCTGCCATACTGAAAGATCCAGATTCCGAATGCCAACTTGGATATTTTTACCAGAACGGTATAGGCTGTGAAGAAAATACGACATTGGCGTGGGAATGGTTTATGAAAGCCGCAAAACATAAAAACATATATGCCATGTATCAATTAGGTTCCATGTGCGAAGACGGGATAGCTCCCGAAGGACACGATCCCAAAGAAGCTGTTCAATGGTACCGTATGGCCGCAGAACAAAAACTTTCGGAAGCACAAAAAAAAATGAGCGAACTTTATAGTGAAGGTAAATTGGTAGAAAAAGATGATACTGAACTATTACATTGGGTAAAGGTGATAGCAGAAAACGGAGATGTAGATGCACAACGAAGATTGGGAAGAATGTATTTGGATGGAGTAGGCGCGTCTTCGGAAAAACAAAAAATTCTGAATGAATCCAAAGGCATTCTATGGTATAAGAAAGCAGCCGAAGCCAACGACCTGAAAGCACAACTGGAACTGGCGGGTTTATATGAAAAAGGTATTCCGGGTATCATTTGCCGGAATCAAGATAAAGCTTTCGAATGGTATAAGCTGGCAGCCAAAAACGGCAGCGGCGAAGGACAATACAAGTCGGGAGTTTATTTATATGAAAAAGAGAACTATGATGAAGCGGAACCTTACCTGAAAGATGCCATTGAGAACGGATATATAGAAGCAAAGCAACAACTTCATTCTATTTTTAAAAACAGACAAAAACTGAACGAGACTACTCGCAAAGAAGAAGATGTTTTTCTGGCATCTAACGATGATAATGAAGATATCTATGAAAAAATTTTCCCTCTGGATTATGGTGATGAAAGAGATTCAGCCGAAATTATCGAAAACAAACTCAAAGAATTTTATGCTCCGTTAATCTCATATAAAGAATGCAGTCAAACAAGCGTATCAACCGGAGAAAACGAAGATAACGAAACTGAGCAGATGATCATTCCCGCTTATGTACTGGACATGTATAATGCCTGGGTAAGCCTCGAAAACACGATAAAAAATATCGCTCAAAATATAAATGTCAAACCTTTCGATTTCAACATTGTAGAGATAGATCAACTATTTCCTATCTATACATTGGATATCGGTAAAAAAATAAGACTTGACATTATCAACAGCTGGTTCTTCCTGAAACGATATTTCCGGTATAAGCTTTATAACACTTATTTTTACGACCACGAACAAATACTGGACATAGCAGAAAAAGAAACAGATGAAGAGCTGCAAATGGCACTCATAAATATTGTCGAAATTAACATATCCATCGAAACTATTATTCCCGAGATGTACGGACTATACCTGAGTATCGAGAAAGCCGAATACAGTCAAACGAACACAGACTACAGAGCCGTATATACAAAAATACTGGATAACAAAAACCTTCCTCACAGTTATCTTATTATCAAACAATGGATAGAAAAAATAACCAAACCTAATGAGGAGGAAATAGGCCTGCTGGAAAAATGCCGGAAAGCCTGTGAAAACATCCCTCATTTAATGATGAATGAAGGTACGGAACACCTTACATCAGTGACAGAAGACGATGAATTCGAACAACTGCTTAATGAATTTATCGACCAGAAAACAGAAAATAATTAG
- a CDS encoding DUF4476 domain-containing protein encodes MTQKEIKSLLGEPKYRRFNEVSEEWEYQKNPLSDETTVIIINIINDQVVNMNSFKGETVVHPPVILAPTNEAEFIPPIIQQPNHRPNGRSIYNEDFQKLYNNLKKKPFKDDQLELLNIEAMNNYFTCKQELQLMSLYTFDNDKLKVLNILASRLVDKQNYEIITESLTFSSNKDKAKILMGIPNYKNNY; translated from the coding sequence ATGACGCAAAAAGAAATTAAAAGCCTGTTGGGAGAGCCGAAATACCGCCGGTTCAACGAAGTGTCGGAAGAATGGGAATATCAGAAAAATCCTCTGAGTGATGAAACGACCGTCATCATAATTAATATTATAAACGATCAGGTAGTAAATATGAATTCTTTCAAAGGTGAAACGGTAGTTCATCCTCCTGTAATCTTAGCACCTACTAACGAAGCCGAATTCATTCCGCCGATCATTCAGCAACCTAATCACAGACCGAACGGCAGAAGTATATACAATGAAGATTTTCAGAAATTATATAACAACTTAAAGAAAAAGCCATTCAAAGACGACCAACTGGAACTATTGAATATAGAAGCCATGAATAATTATTTCACCTGTAAACAAGAACTGCAACTCATGTCCTTATATACTTTTGATAACGATAAATTGAAGGTACTCAATATACTTGCATCACGTTTGGTGGATAAACAAAATTATGAGATAATTACAGAGTCTTTAACTTTTTCTTCCAATAAAGATAAAGCCAAAATATTAATGGGTATTCCGAATTATAAAAACAACTATTAA